A stretch of the Malus sylvestris chromosome 10, drMalSylv7.2, whole genome shotgun sequence genome encodes the following:
- the LOC126585320 gene encoding uncharacterized protein LOC126585320, protein MASRKARTVPATGAKNKSILAATGVTLGITTRSMARATSAISFTSASTLPREREYPRREPVITLASLRAPRGGSPRKYSEFMLSDADSSGSATMQVMTIGATSIDEQLAQMNEAIARLTRTVEEKDLQIAALVNRLEAQDGDKPDPENDPLKRRDDEEDEPQVEKNDAKPEPDQAAALMGSLSIQQLQEMITNTIKAQYEGSSNTSGLYSKPYSKKIDTLRMPRGYQPPKFMQFDGKGNPKQHVAHFVETCNNAGTEGDYLAKQFVRSLKGNAFEWYTDLEPESINSWEQLEREFLNRFYSTRRTVSMLELTSTKQWKDEPVIDYINRWRTLSLDCKDRLSETSSIEMCIQGMQWGLQYILQGIKPRTFEELATRAHDMELSIAHHGKKEPIANYKNDKALETKVEKAAWKPTKEAMTVNTAPVKISTRGKAIQTEAFRDQEMRRRTLKELEEKIYPFPDSDVVAMLDDLLDKKVISLPECRRPEEMNRTDSPRYCKFHRFISHPTEKCFVLKDLIMKLAQKGIIELDLDDVVKSNYTTFTSGSSDSKFSPQPLGASSKTSKVEGWTQVTPKKLHKKHTFPPHVRQSERGQSSSCQPSKQHERVEDDEISTHRSSIPITMRDFFPEDFFNHSVKAPCYEDCEERLSKIT, encoded by the coding sequence atggcatcaaggaaggctcgaactgttcccgcaaccggcgcaaagaacaagagcaTCCTCGCCGcaactggtgtcactttgggcatcacgactcgaagcatggcaagagctacttccgccatctctttcacctctgcatcaactctgccaagggaacgaGAGTACCCCAGACGCGAGCctgtgatcaccttagcctcactaagggcaccaagggggggaagcccaaggaaatactccgaatTCATGCTCTCCGACGCCGATTCAAGCGGCAGTGCaaccatgcaagtcatgaccattggagcaacttcaattgatgagcagctggctcaaatgaatgaagcaatcgcaaggctaacccgaactgtggaagaaaaagacttgcaaattgcagcactagtcaaccgactggaggcgcaggacggcgataaacccgacccagagaatgatccactaaagagaagagatgacgaagaagatgagcctcaggtggagaaaaacgatgcgaagccggagccagaccaagcagcagcactcatgggatctctttctatccagcagctgcaagagatgatcaccaacaccatcaaggcacagtacgaagggagctcaaatacctccgggttgtactcaaagccgtattcaaagaagatcgacaccttaaggatgccgaggggttatcaaccaccaaagttcatgcaatttgatggaaagggaaacccgaaacagcacgttgcccacttcgttgaaacttgcaacaacgcaggaacagaaggggattacctcgcaaagcagtttgtgcgctcgctgaaaggaaacgcctttgagtggtacacagacctagagcctgagtccatcaacagctgggagcaattagagcgggaattcctcaaccgcttctatagcacccgccgcactgtgagcatgctagagctaacaagcacaaagcagtggaaggacgagccagtcattgactacatcaacagatggcgcactctaagcctcgactgtaaagacaggctctcggaaacctcttcaatcgagatgtgcatccaaggcatgcaatggggtttgcaatacatccttcaaggcattaaaccacggacctttgaggaattggccactcgcgcccatgacatggagttgagcatcgcccatcatgggaagaaggaaccgatcgcCAACTACAAAAACGACAAAGCTCTtgagacaaaggtggaaaaggctgcatggaaacccaccaaggaagcgatgacggtcaacacagctcccgtcaaaatctccacacgaggcaaggcgattcaaaccgaagcttttcgtgatcaagagatgcgtagacgcactttgaaggagcttgaggagaagatttatccattccccgactctgatgtggttgccatgttagatgacctgttggacaagaaggtgatcagtttgcctgagtgcagacggccggaagagatgaatcgtactgacagtccaagatactgtaaattccaccgctttatcagtcatccgacagaaaagtgcttcgtgctgaaagatctcatcatgaagctggctcagaaaggaatcatcgagctagatcttgacgatgtggtgaagtcaaactataccaccttcacttctggctcttccgactcaaagttttcacctcaaccgctagGGGCAtcgtccaagacaagcaaagttgaaggatggactcaagtcactcctaagaaattgcacaagaagcatacgtttCCTCCACatgtccgccaatcggaaagggggcaaagcagctcttgtcaaccttcaaagcaacatgaacgtgttgaagatgatgaaatttcgacacatagatcgtccatccccatcacgatgcgtgatttctttcctgaagacttcttcaatcactcggtcaaggccccttgctatgaagattgtgaggaacgcctctccaaaattacttga